A region of Argentina anserina chromosome 5, drPotAnse1.1, whole genome shotgun sequence DNA encodes the following proteins:
- the LOC126795154 gene encoding vacuolar protein sorting-associated protein 32 homolog 2-like yields the protein MFAKLFGKPKTGPDAVMALEKLSDELDMLAKQEKVLQKKAAAEYEKAKRFSKDKNKRAAIKSLKMKKVYEQQIQSNGNNQLRVHNQMVMLEAAKSTSETVDALRTGAAAMKAMHKAINIDEVDKTLDEVHEQTENIKQIQQALSSPIADFDEDELEAELEELESIELEKQLLQPAATSSAPVHLPAGRQPNGPILQKPSAEEDDELAALQAEMAL from the coding sequence ATGTTTGCGAAGCTTTTCGGGAAACCTAAAACGGGACCCGACGCCGTCATGGCCTTGGAAAAATTAAGCGATGAACTTGACATGCTTGCGAAACAGGAGAAAGTACTACAAAAGAAGGCTGCCGCTGAATATGAAAAGGCCAAACGATTCAGCAAAGATAAGAATAAAAGAGCTGCTATAAAATCTCTAAAGATGAAGAAGGTGTATGAACAACAGATACAGAGCAACGGAAACAATCAATTGCGTGTCCATAATCAGATGGTGATGCTAGAAGCTGCAAAATCTACCTCCGAAACTGTAGATGCCTTGAGAACTGGCGCGGCTGCGATGAAGGCAATGCATAAAGCAATAAACATAGATGAAGTGGATAAAACCTTGGACGAGGTTCATGAGCAGACAGAGAACATTAAACAGATCCAGCAAGCTTTATCAAGTCCAATTGCAGATTTTGATGAGGATGAACTGGAAGCAGAACTTGAAGAGCTAGAAAGTATCGAGCTGGAAAAACAACTTCTTCAGCCTGCAGCAACTTCTTCAGCTCCAGTGCACCTCCCGGCAGGAAGGCAACCAAATGGTCCTATTCTCCAGAAGCCATCGGccgaagaagatgatgaactAGCTGCCTTGCAGGCTGAGATGGCACTTTAA